A window from Kluyveromyces lactis strain NRRL Y-1140 chromosome E complete sequence encodes these proteins:
- a CDS encoding uncharacterized protein (no similarity): MVSWECLLLASSIPNFRLFDQSLAGDTFTVISSADNSSGYFLNVSAYFENGSFYRWESFATVAATSDFFASH; encoded by the coding sequence ATGGTCAGCTGGGAATGTTTATTGCTTGCTAGTTCCATTCCGAATTTCCGTTTGTTCGATCAAAGTTTAGCTGGCGATACATTCACCGTTATCTCATCCGCCGACAACAGTAGTGGGtactttttgaatgtgAGTGCGTACTTTGAAAACGGGTCATTTTACCGTTGGGAATCGTTCGCAACAGTTGCTGCAACTTCAGACTTTTTCGCTAGTCACTAA
- a CDS encoding uncharacterized protein (no similarity) — MYISLVYLEVLLSFSLLSPAAAAPLPDANSTAVNSLEFDMVSNSTSVCFNSTNYAIDVSELPLPEWLDDWDSLLLAMPCGDEIFVSVPKDLDSNTTAKILAYSLASGIAVDNWNSELQKRENIQADLDAFWETGTVELDSLSIVQN; from the coding sequence ATGTACATTAGCTTGGTTTATTTGGAAGTTTTATTGTCCTTTTCGCTACTTTCTCCGGCTGCAGCCGCTCCGCTGCCTGATGCAAACTCCACCGCTGTCAACTCACTTGAATTCGATATGGTTTCCAATTCCACTTCagtttgtttcaattccacTAACTATGCCATTGATGTTTCTGAGCTCCCTCTTCCAGAATGGTTAGATGACTGGGATTCTTTATTACTTGCTATGCCGTGCggtgatgaaattttcgTTTCTGTTCCAAAAGATCTGGACAGCAACACTACAGCAAAGATACTGGCTTATTCTTTAGCTTCTGGTATTGCAGTGGATAATTGGAATAGTGAACTGCAGAAGAGAGAAAACATTCAGGCAGATCTTGATGCCTTCTGGGAAACAGGCACTGTTGAGCTAGACTCGCTATCAATTGTACAAAATTGA